From the Hoplias malabaricus isolate fHopMal1 chromosome 6, fHopMal1.hap1, whole genome shotgun sequence genome, the window TAATATTCTGATTGAATTGAAGGATCCAGATCTTTGTCTAGTCCTGCACTCAGGGATGACTGGGTCTCTGATTGGTCAACCAGTGAACTTCACTCTCTCAGCACAGGGAAAACTGATTGGTCCGTTGCTGCATGAGACAGCAGTGGGAGCGTACTATATCCTGTTTGGTTTAGGTAAGAAGtgaaggccacacacacacacacacacacaagcagtcCACACACAGGGCTACGTacagtacataaaaataaaacactaaatataaagtaaaatcAAAACCTAAAATACAGTAtacaaatgcagagaagcagacCTCAAAAATAAGTCTGCACCTTATTAACAGTAACTGATTAAACTGTAACTATTATCATTGTAGCCCTTTCCGCAGGAATTCTGTATGAAATGctgaatgaaatataaatgtaagtgaccacttttgtgttttctgtgattCTGGTGCAAATACAGGCACTGTAGAAGCTGTCTCTCTGAGGGATATTTACAAAAATGCCACAGGTCGCACTGCGCTACCTGCTAGCCTCAGCATTAAAGACCCCATCTGggagaaacagaggaagacaaacaAGTCCAACCTTATACACCTCAGCAGGTTCagaaaacacatgcacacatgcaaTGATATGCTTTAAAAgttgtttatatatacacacacatgtcaTGCTTCTCTTTCCATTTGATAGTGGTTCTGAGTATTTACTACCCCtggtggctggagtgtgtaacAATCTCAATAACCTGGATCCTCAGTCCAACCGTAATGTGAGCCACAGTGACTGGGTACTGTTGAGTTCTAACAGCACAGTCTCCATCATCAGACAGAGAGACATTCACACAGACTGGGCTGTCAACTCTTCTGCGATACACAGGTATGATTGGGAAGGAGGATGGacatttatgtgtgtttgttattgACAGTGGAGGACAaagtacacaacacacaaaatgtaAAAGTACTGATAcgcaaggtaaaatattactccagtaaaaatAGAAATCCTCCTTGTAGATCtctacttgagtaaaagtacaaaagtatttaccttcaaatgtacattagtatcaaaataaaagtacCATGACGTATCATagctctaatgtcctattataatttttataacaAGACTCATGCTTTATACAtctatccattcattatctgtaacccttatccagttcagggtcgcggtggtccagagtctacctggaatcattgggcgcaaggcaggaatacaccctagagggggcgccagtccttcacagggcaacacacacacacacacacacacacacacacattcactcacacctacacacactttggagtcgccaatccacctaccaacatgtgtttttggacagcaaaatggaaatacttgaGTAAAGTACAGATTCACAAATTAAGACACTAGAACACAACATATCAACATTTAGATTGTGTTATTCAAACACAGGATGTGTGTTAAATCTCATAGTGTACGATAAAATGAAGAAGCAGAAGGGAAGAAGCAGCACAATGAAACATCAATGATACACATTGGGCAGAAGGTATATGGAATTCCATAATGTTAGAGTTTTTAGGAAGGACACCTATCGCTATTGCAGAATTGGCTTGCTCAGGTCAGGAACCTGACCCTAATTGGCCATGTGACGGGCAGTGGTTTTACCCAATACTACATACAAACTCTCAGCTGTAGAGTGAGATAACTGTCCCTGTACAACAATTAGGTTGGGAAAGGGAAAAAGTTTTTTAAAAGGTTTCTAAAACTATATAAATGTTGATGCTCAGTGagtcttttctctgtctctgcgtgTAGCCGACCTGCTGTTGGTCATTTTAACGATGATGGAGTTCCTGACCTGCTCATTCAGCAATCTGCCAACGGAGTCCGAAAGGTAATACACACTTGACTGATTCATGCAGTTTTACCTGCTAATGTACACACTTTCATGTACTGACAATCTGCTCCACCtgcttttctttcattctctctctctctctgtctttttctctctctctgtttctttctttctctctctctctctctcaatccccccccctctctctgtttctttctctctctctctctctctatctctctctctctttccctctctctctctctctctctctcaatccccccctctctctctgtttctttctctctctctctctctctctctctctctctccctctctcaggtTCAGATTATTGATGGAGCTaagggtgtgtgtctgtgggaggCTGAGTTTGTTTGTCCTCGTCTCGTTCTGGAAGGTTCCTCCATTTTGACCACGGCTGGTCAGTCTGTGTTCCTGTTCTGGGCTGGAGACCTCCTGCCCCCCTCAAGGAACGTGACCAAGGCAAGATTTCCATAAATAACTTTTCTGAACCTAGATTCTTTTATGGACATAGATCTGTGCAGTAGTTTTATCACCGAAAGTAATATCTACATGATGTTTTGTGTCATCACTGCTTCAAATACATTTGTTCCTAAAGGAGTTGCATTTTTTTGTGaatatattgttattatgatttttttcacAAAAAGGATTTGCATTTTGTAGAAATTACAGAAGTTATGCAATAAGACTTCATCTTCTGGCTCAGGAACGTTATATGTTTTCTTTATACTTTAATGTAAATTGTGAATTACATGCTGCAACACATACATGGAAGGAAAATAGAAAAAATGTATGGAAGTTTCTCTGATttgatgcatgtgtgtgtgtgtgcgtgtgtgtgtgtgtgtgtgtgtattcgtgTAGCAGGTTAGCACACCTGAGCCGGTGCTCCGCAGACTGTTCCTTCTGCACCCGGCATATCCCACAATCCTGCAGCAGCTCATGAGCACCACTGACACAGCGCTAACCGCTataggtaacacacacacacacgcacacacacaagcacgagcacacacacacacacacacacaaactccacttcagaaaatgcaaaaaaaaaatgatattcgTTGTTGCTTGAGTATGAATTGAGCGTGAATTTTCAGTGtctaatgattaaaaaaactttttaaaatcaacCATTTCAGATTCAAGAATGTTGAGCACTTCTGTGAAGGATGCAGTTAGTTTTGCCAAACAATCAGTCGTACAATGGTTGACATCTGAACAATGCAGTGTAGACATTAGGAGCAGAACTTGCCTAGAATTATATTGAAGTTATGTTAGTTGTTTATTAAAGTTGGCTTTATGCAATAAATGATTCCTTTGTATTACGCTGTAATAAGCTTGGTAAGGTTTTCTTTGGCAGTCCCGATGTGTCAcaacataattaattaattataattacataatataaaataataaacaagacCTCAAAGCCAGCACctggaaaaaatataataatgatggcatccatccatccatccatccattatctgtaacccttatccaattcagggtcgcggtgggtccagagtctacctggaatcattgggctcaagacgggaatacaccctggagggggcgccagtcctaatGATGgcatataacattaaaattatttaaaaatctaaaaaaaaatggttttaattttttataacagtgtttttttcctAGAGGTTACCACCACAGACagtgtttctgacagtgtagggtTCATCCATGGCCTAAAGATTACAGAAGTAGACCTAGGACATGTTAGATCCCCTGGACCAGAAGGAAAATGTAGGAGTGAAGGAACTGCGCTTCCTCCTACTTTAATAGTTACAGCTGATGTGCCTTTAAGCAAGGCCTCTAGTTCCTGGTATGTGTGTGCTCATTGCTCCTAGTTTGGGTAGGTGTATGTGTGAAAATaatgctcactagtgtgtgtatattggtGTGATATGTGTATTATGTTCACTGCCACATGTAGAGTCTCACATTAATAAACTAGTACTCGTCTGTGTTCGTCTACAGACTGATTGTAATTAACAGGCTCTAAACCATTTCTCCACAGTGAGCTATCAAGAAGTTCAGAAAGACTCCTCGTACGTGGTGGTCCTATCTCGTCCCGTCTCAGGCCTGGGTCTGGGTGCTCAGGTGGTGAAGAGTTTGAGTGTGAAAGCAGCTCTAACATCTGCACTGACCGTTCGTCTCGGGCAGGACTCTAAATCCAGTGCTCCTCTCACACCCACTGACTTTCAGATCAACAAGTTCTTCAGACAGCTGTCCTTCAGGCAGCAGGTTGGTAAAAAGGAGAACAAGACACTGCCATAAATGTATAGTATGTAGATGTAGGCACAGCATTTATTGAGAACCCAGATCCTAATTATTGCCTTCCTTTCAAATTGTAATTTCTGCTTAAAACTACACATATTTTCAGTTTGGAATTTAAGAGTTTACCCTCTTTTCTTTGCAGTGAAAGTCTGTAAAAGCTCCTCCATCACCTCCTGCGGCAACAAATACACATCCAGATCTGAAACACGTTTGCACAACGAAAGCTCGGCTTTTAAATCCATTTTAAACCTGCAGCATGTTGGTCTCATTTAACAAGTTACTACCTGTGTGTATTTCACTTTGTTAATTTTGTTAAGTGCATAAGATCAAAACATATTTCTTAGAtttgaatacatttatttatttatttcctgagTGCTGGTGATTAAgttttgaaatgtaaaaaggaCCAGAAAGACCACTAATATTGCTAAGAGATCCATTGATtggatttgtatttttttttgtgatttataaagaaatgtGTATATTTGAGATTAATGTAAAATGTGGACAGATTGCACTGAGCACAGTCTGAacctaatataaatataatattttaatcattGCTTTTGGATTGGCTCACACAGCCTCTAGAGAAACCTACTTTTGCTTCTGTGTGGTTCGTATCTTTTAATCATTACTGGTAATCTGTTATCTTTAAAGGGAAATTCTtcaaaaaacctttttaaaaatgtaaatgaatttgAGCTTTCTGGGGAAGTCACTGACTCTGATTTCTTTACAGCTGTGGTCATAGTAACAAGGGGGTCAGATTTtctgtaatgtaaatataattattttattttactatcTAGAACACCTGTTTTATTTGCAGTGTTTACAGTGGTGAAATGttggtacattttttttttttgccttattACACCCTGCATGTCCCCCTCTGTCAATAATGTTTTCAAAAGCACATATTACATCAAAACCTTCTCTCAAAAATGATCATAACACAATGTCTCAGGCATGTAATAGTTTTCTTACAGGGAgctttttaaagacatttaatGCTTCAGATGCTTGGTACCTGCTTGGTTCCTCTACAGCtcaccatttcacatcaaatcacTTGACTTTTTTGGTATTACCCTTTATTCTCCTGTGTTTGACTTTTTCCTTCATTCCATCTGCTGGTATTATCTTCTGTTTATGCATTTCACCTGAATGTGATGTAGATATGTGACTCTTTTATTGTACAGCAGACGTTATTTATTGAACACATTAAAGCACTGGAAGGTTACTCTATTTTTAGAAGGTACATACAGCAGAGGCTAAAATGTACATCAGCTGTGCTAAAGAAAATTTCACAACTCCACTCATTTCATGTCAACCGTCCATGGGTTAGTAAAATTAATTTTGGTACTTTATTTCCACAAGTAGGGTTGGTTCTTCATTTACAAATGATGTCAAACGTCTAAGAGACTTATTTCTTTCAGGTTTCGTTTACTATGGTGACcaaacgtcctcttttacccggacatgtcctgttttttagacttaaaaaaatgtccgggcggaatttcacaaacgtccgggattttgtttttctagagtttacatagaacttcgagaagtttcgttcacaaactagtcccgccctcccctactccgattggttcgcttgagtgagaagggggcgtggtgaagtagcctaaaatcttctgattggacggtctgactgtagagctaccgttattggtcgataaccttctctgtaaacatttatttggtcagtctgcacgtcagtagtccttgtttacgtcaggcaaagctcaagTACCTACCCTCacctcgagcagctatgccgaaacgtaaatgtaagttctcggatgaattaaaaaagaaattgtgtaaaggacctaaaagcacacataggttcagctaagaataccaCGGCAAGTGAGGGGGGTGATGAGGCCCCGCCCccaagacgtgtcctctt encodes:
- the fam234b gene encoding protein FAM234B isoform X1, with translation MAAALSRALKLPGKKGSQLGEYDPLTQADSDDDSEEDDLVLNYPRNGLGRGSCLGSGATDTRCGRTRLQEEDYLEEEEEDERRDGQGMGKGPRLDGTGGGAGSEQVGDEEGKKAKARGAIRTTAFLLPLACATLTVLLCSFLVPCKQGETQNLPQWEVQLGDTGGVTSPPLTLWDVDGDGMEDLLIAVIKISNSSQQISSQGNNKEYSVVALRGVSGETIWSHSLKETATSLQCGLQIAVPDDSTPQREAPPPVCLLITPSHLTAINASSGKTLWKVPAGKVESQALAVPDLQGDGVPDLLIATLPADKDPDLCLVLHSGMTGSLIGQPVNFTLSAQGKLIGPLLHETAVGAYYILFGLGTVEAVSLRDIYKNATGRTALPASLSIKDPIWEKQRKTNKSNLIHLSSGSEYLLPLVAGVCNNLNNLDPQSNRNVSHSDWVLLSSNSTVSIIRQRDIHTDWAVNSSAIHSRPAVGHFNDDGVPDLLIQQSANGVRKVQIIDGAKGVCLWEAEFVCPRLVLEGSSILTTAGQSVFLFWAGDLLPPSRNVTKQVSTPEPVLRRLFLLHPAYPTILQQLMSTTDTALTAIVSYQEVQKDSSYVVVLSRPVSGLGLGAQVVKSLSVKAALTSALTVRLGQDSKSSAPLTPTDFQINKFFRQLSFRQQ
- the fam234b gene encoding protein FAM234B isoform X2; translation: MAAALSRALKLPGKKGSQLGEYDPLTQADSDDDSEEDDLVLNYPRNGLGRGSCLGSGATDTRCGRTRLQEEDYLEEEEEDERRDGQGMGKGPRLDGTGGGAGSEQVGDEEGKKAKARGAIRTTAFLLPLACATLTVLLCSFLVPCKQGETQNLPQWEVQLGDTGGVTSPPLTLWDVDGDGMEDLLIAVIKISNSSQQISSQGNNKEYSVVALRGVSGETIWSHSLKETATSLQCGLQIAVPDDSTPQREAPPPVCLLITPSHLTAINASSGKTLWKVPAGKVESQALAVPDLQGDGVPDLLIATLPADKDPDLCLVLHSGMTGSLIGQPVNFTLSAQGKLIGPLLHETAVGAYYILFGLGTVEAVSLRDIYKNATGRTALPASLSIKDPIWEKQRKTNKSNLIHLSSGSEYLLPLVAGVCNNLNNLDPQSNRNVSHSDWVLLSSNSTVSIIRQRDIHTDWAVNSSAIHSRPAVGHFNDDGVPDLLIQQSANGVRKVQIIDGAKGVCLWEAEFVCPRLVLEGSSILTTAGQSVFLFWAGDLLPPSRNVTKVSTPEPVLRRLFLLHPAYPTILQQLMSTTDTALTAIVSYQEVQKDSSYVVVLSRPVSGLGLGAQVVKSLSVKAALTSALTVRLGQDSKSSAPLTPTDFQINKFFRQLSFRQQ